Within the Acidipropionibacterium acidipropionici genome, the region CTGCACTGGATCTCGGTGCGCTGTCCACCGACGCCGGCGCGGTGCCTTCGGCCAGGGTGCGGATTCCGTTGTCGATGGTGAATCGCCACGGCCTGGTGGCCGGGGCCACCGGGACCGGTAAGACCAAGACCCTCCAGGTGATGGCCGAGCAGCTGTCGGCGGCCGGCGTCCCTGTCTTCGCGGCCGACATCAAGGGCGACCTGTCCGGGCTGGCATCCGCCGGGGAGGCGTCGGACAAGCTCGCCGCGCGGACCGCCAAACTGGGTCAGCAGTGGGCGGCGACGGGCTATCCGGTGGAGTTCTACGCCCTGGGCGGGGCCGGCCGGGGCATCCCGGTGCGCGCCACCGTCAGCTCCTTCGGCCCGGTGCTGCTATCGAAGGTGCTGAGCCTCAACGACGTCCAGGAGTCCAGCCTGGGGCTGGTGTTCCACTTCGCCGACAAGGCCGGTCTTCCGCTGCTGGACCTCAAGGACCTCCAGGCGGTGCTCAACCATCTGGGCTCCGAGGAGGGCAAGGCCGATCTCAAGGGCATCGGCGGGCTTTCCAGCGCCACCCTGGGCGTGATCATCCGCAAGATCGTCACCTTCGCGGACCAGGGCGCCGCCGAGTTCTTCGGCGAGCCCGAGTTCGACACCGCCGACCTCATGCGCACCGCCGCCGACGGCCGCGGCATCATCTCGCTGCTGGAGCTGCCCGATCTGGCCGATCGCCCGGCGCTGTTCTCCACCTTCCTCATGTGGCTGCTGGCCGATCTCTTCTCCGACCTGCCGGAGGTCGGAGACGCCGAAAGGCCCAAGCTGGTGTTCTTCTTCGACGAGGCGCACCTGCTCTTCGACGACGCCTCCAAGGCCTTCCTGGACGCCATCGCCCAGACGGTGCGGCTCATCCGGTCCAAGGGGGTCGGCGTCTTCTTCGTCACCCAGACCCCCAAGGATGTTCCCGACGACGTCCTGGCCCAGCTCGGATCGAGGGTCCAGCACCAGCTGAGGGCCCACACCCCCAACGACGCCAAGGCCCTCAAGCAGACCGTGGCCACCTTCCCGAAGAGCTCCTACGACCTGGCCGAGGTACTGCAGTCGCTGGGGATCGGGGAGGCGATCGTCACCGTGATGGATCCCGACGGGGCACCCACCCCGGTGGCCCGGACGAAGATCTTCGCCCCCACCTCGCTGATGGCCCCGACCCCCGATGCGCAGATCGACGCGGCGGTCAAGGGCAGCTCCCTGTACTCGAAGTACGCCGAGGCCGTCGATCGCGACTCAGCCTACGAGATGCTGGCCCGCAAACTCGCCGACGGGGCGCAGAGAGCGGCCGAGGAGAAACGGGCCGCCGAGCAGCAGGCCGCCCAGGAGCAGGCCGCCGAGCAGCAGGCGAGGCAGGCCCCGAGGGCCGAGGCACGACCGGCCGGGCGGGGACGCCAGGAGAAATCGGTCGTCGACAAGGTGCTCGGCTCCAGCGTCGTGAGGCAGTTCGCGCGCTCGGCGGGACGGGAGATCGTCCGAAGCCTCTTCGGCACCGCCCGCAGACGCAGCTGATTCCCGGTCGTTCCACCGTTCGGGTGGTCGTGGGTGCCGGGGAATCTGCTCCCATGTGGCCACGGTAGGGGTGTGTGGTCTGCGGTTGTACCCACCCCCTGCCGGGCATTTCAGCGAGACATGGGGGGTCTGGGACAAGATCGACACACGGCGGGCGATGTCGCGCTGGAATGCCCGGGGGCTCCCTGGTAACCGGGCGTAGCGTTGTGCCCGCCGACCGCAGAACCACGGGCCGCCGGGGACCACGAGACAGATCGACCCCCGGGACGTCGGCCCTCAGGAAGGAAGACGATGACACAGTTCGATTTCGACTCGCCCACCACCGACTGGCTCAAGGCCCGCGGCACCGCCCGCTGGCATGACGTGGCCGACGGTGTCATTCCGCTGTGGGTGGCCGAGATGGACTTCCCCGTGGCGCCGCCGGTGCAGGCCGCCATCCAGGACATCGTCACCAAGCAGGCCTACGGGTATCCGCGCGACAACGGCCTCAAGGAGGCCTGGGCGAACTGGGCCAAGAACCATCAGGGTCTGGAGGTGGACCCGGCGAAGGTCACCGTGCTGCCCGACGTGCTGACCGGGGTGCGGCTGGCCCTGCGCACCTTCTCCCCGGCCGGATCGCCGTTGGTGCTGCCCACCCCCGCCTACATGCCCTTCTGGGACGTTCCCGGGCTGATCGGCCGCAGGATCATCAGCGTTCCGATGATCACCGGCGCCGACGGGCGGTCCACATTCGACCTCGAGGGGATCGGGAGGGCCTTCGCACAGGGGGCCCGCTCGATCATCCTGTGCAGCCCCTACAACCCGCTCGGCCGGGTCTTCACCGAGACCGAGCTGCTCGGCCTGTCGGAGGTCGTCGAGGAGCACGGCGCCTTCGTGGTCGCCGATGAGATCCACGGGCCGTTGGTTCCCGCCGGGGGCGAGGCCCAGGGGCGCACCGTGCCCTACGCCTCGGTCTCTGAGAAGGCTGCCGCGCACTCGATCAACCTCATGTCCGCGTCGAAGTCCTGGAATCTCGCCGGTCTCCTGACGGCCGTGGGAACCCTCTTTACCGACGAGAACCAGAGGCTGTGGAAGAAGGAGGTCCACGAGCTGGAGACAGAGGGGGCCAGCACCGTCGGCATGGCCGCCAACCTCGCGGCCTTCACCTCGGGCCAGCCGTGGCTCGACGAGGCCAACGAGTACATTCACGCCAATGCGGTGTGGCTGCACGATGAGCTCGCGCGTGAGCTTCCTCAGGCCCACTTCACCGTGCCCGAGGCGACCTACCTCGGCTGGATCGACTTCCGCGACTACGGCCTTCCCGACAACGCCGGTACCTGGCTGCTGAAGAACGCCCGGATCCGCCTCAACGACGGCCCGACCTTCGGGCCCGGAGGCGAGGGCCACGCCAGAATCAACCTGGCCACTCCCCGGTACCTGCTGGTGGAGGCTCTGGGCCGGATGGCCGACGCCGTCAACTCGCGCTGAGCGCGGGGGAACAGGCCGGGGGCGGGGCCTGTGGATAACCCCGTCCCCGACGATTCACAGGAAATGACCTGTGGACAACCCGAGATTCCGGCCTCCCCGCAGCGATCACTGATATGTGAGAGAACCATCAGAAATCCCGTTCGCCAAGGTCACCCGACTCTCGTCCGCGTTCAACGGAAGCTCAGCCATCTGCACCGCCGTCAGGAGGGGAGACCTCATCCGCGCATTCCCGCGGGTGGTCATCCGTTCCGACGTGGTCGATGACCCGGACGCCTGGATGGTCGCGGCCCATCAGTGGCGGCCCTCCGCCATCATCACCGGAGGCGCCGCCCTGCGTGCTCTCCACGGCCTGCCGATCGGTTTTCCGATCGTCGTCGCCGACCACCTGGACCGTGCGAGCACCGAGCGGGTCCGGTTCCTGAGGACGCGTTTCCCTCCCGAACTCCTGATTGATGAGGGCGCGGGCGCCTTCACCGTCGACGAGGTATCGGTGCTGGTCTGCGCCGCGCTCGGGGACTTCGCTCCGGTGTGTCACGCGTTGCGCGAGGGGTGGGTGACCCTCGACACCCTGCATGAGGCCGCCGCCCTGCTGCCCCCGCGATCCTGGCTCGGCATGGCCGCTCCGGAGCTCCTCCGCGACCTGCGCGACACGCCGTGGTCGGTCGCCGAGCTGCTCGTTCAGCGCCACCTCAGGAAGGCGAGAATCACGGGTTGGGTCGCCAATCCCACCCTGATCATCGCGGGGAAGGAGTACGAGCCCGATCTGCTCTTCCGACGCAGGCGCCTGATCGTCGAGGTCGTGGGGCTGGAGTTCCACTCCGGGAAGGAGGCGGTGAGGCGCGACATCTCCAGGGCGGCCGACCTGTTGGCCGCGGGCTACCGGATCGTCTCTGTGACCGCGGATATGGTGAAGTTCGAACCCGAACGGGTCCTCGGTCTCATCGCCTCCCAGCTCGGTTGGTACGAGTTGCGGGGGAGTACCTAGGCGGTCCCGGGCATTTCAGCGAGACGTACAGCCTGATGTGGTGTTCTTGTCCGAGACCCCCGGTGTTGCGCTGGATTGCCCGGGTGGGCTCGGGTAACGGGGCCCGGTGACAGGTTCGGGGAACAGGTTCGTGACGACGGAGCGCACCTCAGACCAGGGCGGCCAGCAGGGCGTAGGCGCCGATTCCGGTGAGCATCGTGATCAGCGGGCTGCGACGCCACAGGTGGACGGCCACGGTGACCGCGATCGCCACCAGCCAGGTCCACAGCGGACCTTCGCGCCCCGGATCCACCAGTGTGTAGGCGACCAGGATGATCATGATCCCGCCGGGCATCAGCGCCGAGAGCCGCTCGACCGAGTCGTGGCCCTTCAACCGGTCGATCCCCAGCAGCGGGATGAAGCGGAGCCCGAAGGTGATCGCGGCCGCCACCGGGATCATCAGGAAGATGCTCATCGGGCCTCCCTCCGCTCATCGTCCTGGCCCTCGGCGTCGTCAGGCCCGGCATCGCGACGCTCCACCACCCACACCTCGGCCAGGCAGCACAGCGTGAAGACCGACAGCGACCAGGCCAGGAAGGGTCCCGGCAGCAGCAGCGCCGCCCCGATCCCCACCGCGGCGTAGCCCGCCACCCGCCACGCCGCCGACGACAGGAAGAAGTTGAGGGCCAGAGCGATGAACAGGCCCGTCATCGCGAAGTCCAGGCCCCTGAAGCCGGCCGGCACCAGATTGCCGATCGCGGTGCCCAGGACAGTGCCCGACACCCACCAGAACTGGGTGACGCTCGACAGCATGAGCACCTGGCGGGAGTTCTGCGGCCTCGTCCCGCCGGCCATCAGCGCATACATCTCATCGGTGAGCTGCCAGGCCCCCAGCACCTTCTGCCAGGGCCGGCCCAGAAGGTGGGTGGGATAGGCCAGCGGATAGAAGACGTGGCGGAAGTTCACAGCCAGGGTGGCCAGCGCCACCGACGCCAGCCCCGGAGCCGAGACGAGGAATCCGGCGAGCAGGAACTCCATCGATCCCGCATAGACCGCGGTCGCCATCACCGGGGCGAGCCACCAGTGCAGGCCGAGGTTCACCACCAGGGCACCCAGCGCCATCCCCAGCGGCACATATCCCATCGCCACCGGCCCGGATGCGTGGACGGCCCATCGAAGGTCGTCGATCCACCCCGACCGGGTGGGTGTCGACGCGGTCTCGGGCACTTCTCGGCAACCTCCCTGGAGCGACGCCGAGCCGCCCCGGGCAGTGGGACGGCCAGGACTTCTGGAACTTGTCAACAGTGCCACCGGGCCCGGATCCGACGGCCCACGTCCACGTGGCAGACGTCGCGCGCCTCAAGGGAGGAAAGTCTGAGGGCACCTGCGGAGGCTGGCTACGATGACGTCA harbors:
- a CDS encoding helicase HerA-like domain-containing protein, whose amino-acid sequence is MSQTPRESEPVAEAVDDALIDAITTGYTFEEPALDLGALSTDAGAVPSARVRIPLSMVNRHGLVAGATGTGKTKTLQVMAEQLSAAGVPVFAADIKGDLSGLASAGEASDKLAARTAKLGQQWAATGYPVEFYALGGAGRGIPVRATVSSFGPVLLSKVLSLNDVQESSLGLVFHFADKAGLPLLDLKDLQAVLNHLGSEEGKADLKGIGGLSSATLGVIIRKIVTFADQGAAEFFGEPEFDTADLMRTAADGRGIISLLELPDLADRPALFSTFLMWLLADLFSDLPEVGDAERPKLVFFFDEAHLLFDDASKAFLDAIAQTVRLIRSKGVGVFFVTQTPKDVPDDVLAQLGSRVQHQLRAHTPNDAKALKQTVATFPKSSYDLAEVLQSLGIGEAIVTVMDPDGAPTPVARTKIFAPTSLMAPTPDAQIDAAVKGSSLYSKYAEAVDRDSAYEMLARKLADGAQRAAEEKRAAEQQAAQEQAAEQQARQAPRAEARPAGRGRQEKSVVDKVLGSSVVRQFARSAGREIVRSLFGTARRRS
- a CDS encoding MalY/PatB family protein, whose amino-acid sequence is MTQFDFDSPTTDWLKARGTARWHDVADGVIPLWVAEMDFPVAPPVQAAIQDIVTKQAYGYPRDNGLKEAWANWAKNHQGLEVDPAKVTVLPDVLTGVRLALRTFSPAGSPLVLPTPAYMPFWDVPGLIGRRIISVPMITGADGRSTFDLEGIGRAFAQGARSIILCSPYNPLGRVFTETELLGLSEVVEEHGAFVVADEIHGPLVPAGGEAQGRTVPYASVSEKAAAHSINLMSASKSWNLAGLLTAVGTLFTDENQRLWKKEVHELETEGASTVGMAANLAAFTSGQPWLDEANEYIHANAVWLHDELARELPQAHFTVPEATYLGWIDFRDYGLPDNAGTWLLKNARIRLNDGPTFGPGGEGHARINLATPRYLLVEALGRMADAVNSR
- a CDS encoding endonuclease domain-containing protein, with the translated sequence MVIRSDVVDDPDAWMVAAHQWRPSAIITGGAALRALHGLPIGFPIVVADHLDRASTERVRFLRTRFPPELLIDEGAGAFTVDEVSVLVCAALGDFAPVCHALREGWVTLDTLHEAAALLPPRSWLGMAAPELLRDLRDTPWSVAELLVQRHLRKARITGWVANPTLIIAGKEYEPDLLFRRRRLIVEVVGLEFHSGKEAVRRDISRAADLLAAGYRIVSVTADMVKFEPERVLGLIASQLGWYELRGST
- a CDS encoding AzlD domain-containing protein, encoding MSIFLMIPVAAAITFGLRFIPLLGIDRLKGHDSVERLSALMPGGIMIILVAYTLVDPGREGPLWTWLVAIAVTVAVHLWRRSPLITMLTGIGAYALLAALV
- a CDS encoding AzlC family ABC transporter permease, which produces MPETASTPTRSGWIDDLRWAVHASGPVAMGYVPLGMALGALVVNLGLHWWLAPVMATAVYAGSMEFLLAGFLVSAPGLASVALATLAVNFRHVFYPLAYPTHLLGRPWQKVLGAWQLTDEMYALMAGGTRPQNSRQVLMLSSVTQFWWVSGTVLGTAIGNLVPAGFRGLDFAMTGLFIALALNFFLSSAAWRVAGYAAVGIGAALLLPGPFLAWSLSVFTLCCLAEVWVVERRDAGPDDAEGQDDERREAR